In the Pseudoalteromonas undina genome, one interval contains:
- a CDS encoding cytochrome b, translating into MFKNSKTGYGLMAIFLHWLMALTVFGLFGLGLYMVELTYYDSWYKGSLDLHKSIGLSLAAVFVFRLLWRRFNVKPSPIGTNTQLNQLAQTAHILMYLFLVIIMVSGYLISTADGRPIEVFGLFYVKAIDFTFDSQADIAGQIHYYSACLLIGFVVLHILGALKHHFIDKDKTLIRMIKLQKEA; encoded by the coding sequence ATGTTTAAAAACTCAAAAACCGGTTATGGCCTGATGGCTATATTTTTACACTGGTTAATGGCGTTGACTGTCTTTGGTTTGTTTGGTTTAGGCTTATACATGGTTGAGCTAACTTACTATGATAGCTGGTACAAAGGCTCATTAGATTTGCATAAAAGCATAGGGCTGAGTTTAGCGGCTGTATTTGTTTTTAGACTGTTATGGCGTCGATTTAATGTAAAACCTAGCCCTATTGGGACCAACACTCAATTAAATCAGCTGGCCCAAACCGCACATATTTTAATGTATCTGTTTTTAGTGATTATTATGGTGTCTGGGTATCTAATCTCTACTGCTGATGGGCGACCAATCGAAGTGTTTGGCTTGTTTTATGTCAAAGCCATCGACTTTACCTTTGATTCTCAGGCAGATATAGCAGGGCAGATCCATTATTACAGCGCATGCTTACTGATTGGGTTTGTGGTGCTGCATATTTTAGGTGCGTTAAAACACCACTTTATAGATAAAGATAAAACATTAATTAGAATGATCAAATTACAAAAGGAAGCTTAA
- a CDS encoding YceI family protein, with protein sequence MKKLLLTSALSAAMFMTATDASAADYVIDTKGAHAFVNFKIKHLGYSWLHGRFNTFDGQFNYDAKNPNASQISVNIDTASLDSNHAERDKHLRGSDFLNVSKYPQASFKSTAIKFDQDGEEATVTGEFTLHGITKTISFEIDKIGEGKDPWGGYRVGFEGETSLKLADYGIDYDLGPASTHVDIGLFIEGIRQ encoded by the coding sequence ATGAAAAAGTTACTATTAACTTCAGCGTTATCAGCAGCGATGTTTATGACAGCTACCGATGCTAGTGCTGCAGACTATGTTATTGATACCAAAGGAGCACATGCCTTTGTTAATTTTAAAATTAAACATTTAGGTTACAGCTGGTTGCACGGGCGTTTTAACACCTTTGATGGGCAGTTTAACTACGACGCTAAAAACCCAAACGCATCTCAAATTAGTGTAAATATCGACACAGCAAGCCTAGATTCAAACCATGCTGAACGAGATAAACACTTACGCGGTAGCGACTTTTTAAATGTAAGCAAATACCCACAGGCTAGCTTTAAAAGTACAGCAATTAAGTTTGATCAAGACGGTGAAGAAGCCACAGTAACCGGTGAGTTTACCCTTCATGGTATTACTAAAACAATTAGTTTTGAAATTGATAAGATTGGTGAAGGTAAAGATCCATGGGGTGGTTACCGTGTTGGTTTTGAAGGTGAAACCAGCTTAAAACTAGCTGATTACGGTATTGATTACGATTTAGGCCCAGCGTCAACGCACGTTGATATTGGTTTATTTATTGAAGGTATTCGTCAATAA